From the genome of Leptolyngbya sp. FACHB-261, one region includes:
- a CDS encoding fasciclin domain-containing protein yields MADIVDIAVGAGSFQTLVAAVQAAGLVDTLKSPGPFTVFAPNDEAFAKLPPGTIQTLLQNIPQLTRILKYHVVSGKLSQADLAKVDSVTSVEGSPIRIDTTDGFEVKNATVVAADIEADNGIIHVLDTVILMG; encoded by the coding sequence TATTGCAGTTGGGGCTGGCTCTTTTCAAACGTTGGTGGCAGCAGTACAAGCTGCTGGTTTGGTAGACACCCTAAAAAGCCCTGGTCCCTTTACTGTTTTTGCCCCCAATGATGAGGCATTTGCCAAGTTACCACCGGGCACTATTCAAACTCTGCTACAAAATATTCCTCAGCTCACCCGAATTCTGAAATATCACGTGGTGTCGGGCAAGCTCAGTCAGGCTGACCTTGCTAAGGTTGATTCTGTCACTTCGGTTGAAGGTTCACCGATTCGAATCGACACGACAGATGGGTTCGAAGTCAAAAATGCCACGGTTGTTGCTGCCGATATCGAAGCAGATAACGGCATTATTCATGTTTTAGATACAGTGATTCTCATGGGATAA